One window of the Mycobacterium sp. SVM_VP21 genome contains the following:
- a CDS encoding HNH endonuclease, with translation MFDQSLPSLEGIRACDDAGLVDAIQGAARMQAAFLARVFAAAAELYHRRLAEQQVAAREIWAIDGWEAVAAEIAAAQGISRGRAAGQLRLGLALAERLPKLEALFAAGVVDYQVVAAVVHRTELMIDPDAIPRMDRWLERNAPRWGKWSRARIVEAVDYWVQVVEPAAVREARTLDQSRHILVTPQHSGLAEIFGDVRTADALAFDHRLDELAGTVCPADPRTKQQRRADALSALTAGAAIMACECGSPDCPAATGEASVGAVMIHVMAEQATLEGRSEVPGYVPGFGGLQADAVRTIAKSAKLRTIRHPRDAAPESGYRPSAALADFIRCRDLTCRFPGCGRPAEVADIDHTVPWPLGPTHPSNLKLLCRLHHLLKTFWVGPNGWRDRQEPDGTVIWTAPTGHTYVTKPGGALYFPQLANPTGELDLPDWKPTGDRGVMMPTRRRTRDQDRAYRIWLERSHNQERIAAAAIEAAAAEHARRIAAANDPPPF, from the coding sequence ATGTTCGATCAATCCCTTCCGTCATTGGAGGGCATCCGCGCGTGCGACGACGCGGGTCTGGTCGACGCGATACAGGGGGCCGCGCGGATGCAGGCGGCTTTTCTGGCGCGGGTATTCGCAGCAGCGGCGGAGTTGTATCACCGCCGACTGGCCGAGCAGCAGGTTGCCGCTCGGGAGATCTGGGCCATCGATGGCTGGGAGGCGGTGGCTGCGGAGATCGCGGCGGCTCAGGGCATCAGTCGGGGGCGGGCGGCGGGGCAGTTGCGGCTGGGTTTGGCCTTGGCTGAGCGGTTGCCGAAGCTGGAGGCGTTGTTTGCGGCGGGCGTGGTCGATTACCAGGTGGTGGCCGCGGTGGTGCATCGCACCGAGTTGATGATCGATCCGGATGCGATCCCGCGGATGGATCGGTGGCTGGAGCGTAATGCGCCCCGGTGGGGCAAATGGTCGAGAGCCCGGATCGTCGAAGCGGTCGACTATTGGGTGCAGGTGGTGGAACCGGCCGCAGTGCGTGAAGCCCGCACCCTGGATCAATCTCGTCACATTCTGGTGACTCCGCAGCATTCGGGGCTGGCGGAGATCTTCGGCGATGTGCGCACCGCCGATGCGTTGGCTTTCGACCATCGGCTCGATGAGTTGGCCGGCACGGTGTGCCCGGCGGATCCGCGCACTAAGCAGCAGCGCCGCGCCGATGCCCTCTCGGCACTGACGGCGGGTGCGGCCATCATGGCGTGCGAATGCGGTTCGCCGGATTGCCCGGCAGCCACTGGCGAGGCATCGGTGGGTGCGGTGATGATCCATGTGATGGCCGAGCAGGCCACCCTTGAGGGCCGCTCGGAAGTGCCGGGGTATGTGCCCGGGTTCGGTGGCCTGCAGGCCGACGCGGTGCGCACGATCGCCAAATCGGCAAAGCTGCGGACGATCCGTCATCCGCGGGATGCGGCGCCGGAATCGGGGTATCGGCCGTCAGCGGCGCTGGCGGACTTCATCCGCTGCCGTGATCTGACGTGTCGGTTTCCCGGATGCGGCCGACCCGCCGAGGTCGCTGACATCGACCACACCGTGCCATGGCCGCTGGGTCCGACGCATCCGAGCAATCTGAAGTTGCTGTGCCGGCTTCACCATCTTTTGAAGACTTTTTGGGTCGGGCCTAATGGGTGGCGGGACCGTCAAGAACCTGACGGCACGGTGATCTGGACCGCGCCCACCGGGCACACCTATGTCACCAAACCCGGCGGGGCCCTGTACTTCCCGCAGTTAGCCAACCCCACCGGCGAGCTGGATCTGCCCGACTGGAAGCCGACCGGCGACCGCGGCGTAATGATGCCCACCCGCCGGCGTACCCGGGATCAAGATCGGGCCTACCGGATCTGGCTGGAACGCAGCCACAACCAGGAACGCATCGCCGCCGCGGCGATCGAGGCCGCCGCCGCCGAACACGCCAGACGCATCGCCGCCGCAAACGACCCGCCCCCGTTTTAG
- a CDS encoding TetR/AcrR family transcriptional regulator, with translation MVDAVTSNLDLSGASTWSPREVELLEVTLALLQENGYDRLTVDAVAATARASKATVYRRWPSKAELVLAAFTEGIRQAATPPDTGTLRGDLLRLGELVCQQVEQHAGTMRAVLVEVSRNPALNEVMQHQFIDQRKALVLHILGQAVDRGEIDADAVDDDLWDVLPGYLIFRSLVSGRMPTARTVADLVDQVILPGLTRRLG, from the coding sequence ATGGTTGATGCCGTGACTTCGAACCTCGACCTGTCCGGCGCCTCAACCTGGTCGCCGCGCGAAGTCGAGCTGTTAGAAGTCACCTTGGCGCTGCTGCAGGAGAACGGCTATGACCGGTTGACGGTTGACGCGGTTGCGGCCACCGCGCGAGCGAGTAAGGCCACGGTCTACCGGCGCTGGCCGTCGAAGGCCGAATTGGTGTTGGCGGCGTTCACCGAGGGCATCCGTCAGGCCGCGACCCCACCCGACACCGGCACGCTGCGCGGCGATCTGTTGCGACTGGGTGAGCTGGTCTGCCAACAGGTCGAGCAGCACGCCGGCACCATGCGTGCCGTGTTGGTGGAGGTATCGCGCAATCCCGCGCTGAACGAGGTGATGCAGCACCAGTTCATCGATCAGCGCAAGGCGTTGGTCCTGCACATTCTGGGGCAAGCCGTCGATCGTGGCGAGATCGACGCCGACGCCGTTGATGACGACCTTTGGGACGTGTTGCCGGGATATCTGATCTTCCGGTCCCTGGTCTCGGGTCGGATGCCCACGGCGCGCACCGTGGCGGACCTCGTCGATCAGGTGATTCTCCCGGGTCTCACCCGACGGCTCGGCTGA
- a CDS encoding MmpS family protein: MQRPSLFPLVRRGWMVLVALAVVAVAAFCVYRLHGIFGSGDTTSTSSEGAEEIVPFNPKDVVNEVFGAPGAVATINYLDVNAAPQQVIDAPLPWRYQATTTEPAVIADLRAQGNGDTLGCRIVIDGELKDERTANAVSAYIYCLDKSG; the protein is encoded by the coding sequence GTGCAGAGACCGTCGCTTTTCCCCCTGGTCCGGCGTGGGTGGATGGTCTTGGTGGCACTCGCGGTAGTCGCCGTCGCGGCGTTCTGCGTGTATCGACTGCACGGCATCTTCGGCTCGGGCGACACCACGTCGACCAGCAGCGAGGGCGCCGAGGAAATCGTCCCGTTCAACCCCAAGGACGTCGTCAACGAGGTCTTCGGCGCCCCGGGGGCTGTCGCCACCATCAACTATCTCGATGTCAACGCCGCCCCTCAGCAGGTCATCGATGCCCCGCTGCCCTGGAGATACCAGGCGACGACCACCGAGCCGGCCGTCATCGCCGATCTGCGGGCACAGGGCAACGGCGACACGCTGGGCTGTCGCATCGTGATCGACGGCGAGCTCAAGGACGAGAGGACCGCGAACGCCGTGAGCGCCTACATCTACTGCTTGGACAAGTCCGGATGA
- a CDS encoding MMPL family transporter, translating to MSGPGQRPFWPRTIRHLALPIVLFWVALAAVTNSLVPQLEVVAEAHNVGMSSHDAPSYQAAKRIGKVFQQYDTDSAAMIVIEGDQPLGADAHRFYDTLVGKLKDDTRHVQHIQDFWGDPLTAAGSQSNDGKAALAQVFLAGSQGETLANESVAAVRDIVEHTPAPPGVHAYVTGAAPLVADQFSVGSEGTNKVTAITFLVIALMLFAVYRSVGTTVLALLTVAIEMAAARGFVAFLGYREIIGLSTYSTNLLTLLAIAAGTDYAIFIISRYQEARAAGEDRETAFYTMYRGTAHVVIGSGLTIAGAVYCLTFTRLPYFHTLGLPAAIGIFVALIAALTLTSAVLTLCSRFGFFEPTRAMRTRGWRRIGAAIVRWPGPILVVACGVALIGLLALPGYKTSYDARLYMPDRAPANIGYAAAERHFSQARLNPELLMIESDHDLRSPASFLVLERVAKAVFHTPGIAKVQSMTRPLGTPLKHTSIPFSVGQGNVAQTQNLKYQMDRAADLLKQAAEAEKSVHTLEQQYALQQQLANATHTQTQSFHDTVALTNDLRDQIANFDDFFRPIRSYFYWEPHCFDIPVCAALRNVFDLQDGIDKLSEKLEQLTTAFDQLDALQPQLVELIPSQIESQRVNRDLALNNYATNSGISDQSAAANDNPAAMGQAFDEAKNDDSFYLPPEAFDNAEFKRGMKLFMSPDGKAAQMIITHEGDPATPEGIAHIDSIRNAAKEAVKGTPLQGSHIYLAGTASTYKDIADAAKYDLLIAGIAALSLILLIMMIITRSLVAAIVIVGTVALSLGASFGLSVLVWQYLFGIHLYWIVLALAVILLLAVGSDYNLLLISRFKEEIGAGINTGIIRAMGGTGSVVTAAGLVFSATMASFIFSDLRILGQIGTTIALGLLFDTLIVRSFMTPSIAALLGRWFWWPQRVRQRPAATASS from the coding sequence ATGAGCGGGCCCGGCCAGCGGCCCTTCTGGCCACGCACCATCCGCCACCTGGCGCTGCCGATCGTGCTGTTCTGGGTGGCGCTGGCCGCCGTGACAAACAGCCTCGTGCCGCAACTGGAGGTCGTGGCCGAAGCCCACAACGTGGGGATGAGCTCCCACGACGCGCCGTCGTACCAGGCGGCGAAGCGCATCGGAAAAGTGTTCCAGCAGTACGACACCGACAGCGCGGCGATGATCGTCATCGAAGGCGATCAGCCGCTCGGCGCCGACGCGCACCGGTTCTACGACACCCTGGTCGGCAAGCTGAAGGACGACACCCGACACGTCCAGCACATCCAGGATTTCTGGGGCGATCCGCTGACCGCCGCCGGTTCGCAGAGCAACGACGGCAAAGCGGCACTGGCGCAGGTGTTTCTGGCCGGAAGCCAGGGCGAGACGTTGGCCAATGAGTCGGTGGCCGCCGTCCGCGACATCGTCGAACACACGCCGGCGCCGCCCGGCGTGCACGCGTATGTGACGGGCGCCGCCCCGCTGGTTGCCGACCAGTTCTCGGTCGGCAGCGAGGGCACCAACAAGGTCACCGCGATCACCTTCCTGGTGATCGCGCTCATGCTGTTCGCGGTCTACCGCTCGGTCGGCACCACCGTGCTCGCGCTGCTCACTGTCGCCATCGAGATGGCTGCCGCGCGTGGATTCGTCGCCTTCCTCGGCTACCGCGAGATCATCGGACTATCAACGTACTCAACGAATCTGTTGACCCTGCTCGCGATCGCCGCGGGAACCGACTACGCGATCTTCATCATCAGCCGCTACCAGGAGGCGCGCGCGGCCGGTGAAGATCGCGAGACGGCGTTCTACACCATGTACCGCGGCACCGCCCACGTCGTGATCGGCTCGGGCCTGACCATTGCCGGTGCCGTGTACTGCCTGACCTTCACCCGGCTGCCCTACTTCCACACCCTGGGGCTGCCCGCCGCCATCGGCATTTTCGTCGCGCTGATCGCCGCGCTCACCCTGACGTCGGCGGTGCTCACGCTGTGCAGCCGGTTCGGATTCTTCGAGCCCACCCGGGCGATGCGGACCCGCGGCTGGCGCCGGATCGGTGCCGCCATCGTCCGGTGGCCCGGGCCGATCCTGGTGGTGGCGTGCGGCGTGGCCCTGATCGGGCTGCTTGCCCTGCCGGGCTACAAGACCAGCTACGACGCCCGTCTCTACATGCCGGATCGTGCCCCGGCCAACATCGGCTACGCGGCCGCCGAACGACATTTCTCGCAGGCCCGGCTCAATCCAGAACTGCTGATGATCGAGTCCGACCACGACCTGCGCAGCCCGGCGTCCTTCCTCGTCTTGGAGCGAGTCGCCAAGGCCGTGTTCCACACGCCGGGTATCGCCAAAGTGCAGTCGATGACACGCCCGTTGGGCACGCCGCTGAAGCACACGTCGATACCGTTTTCGGTCGGCCAGGGAAACGTCGCCCAGACCCAGAATCTGAAGTATCAGATGGACCGGGCGGCCGATCTGCTCAAGCAGGCGGCCGAAGCCGAGAAGTCGGTCCACACACTGGAACAGCAATATGCGCTGCAGCAGCAGCTCGCCAACGCCACCCACACCCAGACCCAGAGCTTTCACGACACCGTCGCCCTCACCAACGACCTGCGTGACCAGATCGCGAACTTCGACGACTTCTTCCGGCCGATTCGCAGTTACTTCTACTGGGAACCGCACTGCTTCGACATCCCCGTGTGCGCGGCGCTGCGCAACGTGTTCGACCTGCAGGACGGCATCGACAAGCTCAGCGAAAAGCTCGAACAGCTCACCACGGCCTTCGACCAATTGGACGCCCTGCAACCACAGCTGGTGGAACTGATCCCGTCCCAGATCGAAAGCCAACGGGTCAACCGCGACCTGGCGCTGAACAACTACGCCACCAACTCCGGGATCAGCGACCAGTCCGCCGCGGCCAACGACAACCCGGCCGCCATGGGCCAGGCCTTCGACGAAGCCAAGAACGACGACTCGTTCTACCTGCCGCCGGAAGCGTTCGACAACGCCGAATTCAAACGCGGCATGAAACTGTTCATGTCGCCGGACGGCAAAGCGGCGCAGATGATCATCACCCACGAGGGCGACCCGGCTACCCCGGAGGGCATCGCGCACATCGACTCGATTCGCAACGCCGCCAAGGAAGCGGTCAAAGGGACCCCGCTGCAGGGTTCGCACATCTACCTCGCCGGCACCGCCTCGACCTACAAGGACATCGCCGACGCCGCCAAATACGACCTGCTGATCGCCGGGATCGCTGCGCTGAGCCTGATTCTGCTGATCATGATGATCATCACCCGCAGCCTGGTCGCCGCGATCGTCATCGTGGGCACCGTTGCGCTTTCGCTGGGCGCCTCGTTCGGGCTGTCGGTGCTGGTATGGCAGTACCTGTTCGGCATCCATCTGTACTGGATCGTGTTGGCCCTGGCCGTCATTCTGTTGCTGGCGGTGGGCTCGGACTACAACCTGCTGTTGATCTCGCGGTTCAAGGAGGAGATCGGCGCCGGCATAAACACCGGGATCATCCGGGCGATGGGCGGCACGGGTTCGGTGGTGACCGCCGCCGGGCTGGTGTTTTCCGCGACCATGGCCTCGTTCATCTTCAGCGACCTGCGGATCCTCGGCCAGATCGGCACCACGATCGCGCTCGGCCTGCTGTTCGACACGCTGATCGTGCGATCGTTCATGACGCCGTCGATCGCGGCGCTGCTCGGACGCTGGTTCTGGTGGCCGCAACGGGTGCGTCAACGGCCCGCGGCGACCGCAAGCAGTTAA